The Myxocyprinus asiaticus isolate MX2 ecotype Aquarium Trade chromosome 31, UBuf_Myxa_2, whole genome shotgun sequence genome has a segment encoding these proteins:
- the si:dkey-42l23.2 gene encoding C3a anaphylatoxin chemotactic receptor, which yields MVGNVSGPLNMTRDTANNSMDLSSLDIFIICTYFVIFAVGIVGNGLVIFVTGYKMKTTVNSIWFLNLAIADFIFILVLILNIVTTFNKMAWQFGDLMCKFVSLVAVLNMFASIFFLTAISLDRCLCTWVIVWAQNKRTLVKARIICTFVWVLSISCSIPFFLNRSVYEDNITKIKYCSFRSTTDILKSLITYRFLVGFLIPFLIIASSYIAIGVRAKRLKRGKQLRPFRVIMAVIMAFFICWFPFHVQQLCYISAVQNKWSAKKIIEESGIYVTFLAYLNSCLNPILYVFMCEEFKRKLKQSLLLVLETAFTEEYLSFRSTRFSTCSRLSESQGAKQTNDTISSNASGQDKISF from the exons ATGG TGGGCAACGTTTCAGGACCTCTGAATATGACCAGAGACACAGCTAACAATTCCATGGATTTATCAAGCCTTGACATCTTCATTATATGCACGTATTTTGTCATCTTTGCTGTGGGTATCGTTGGAAATGGTCTAGTCATCTTTGTGACTGGCTACAAAATGAAGACGACGGTCAACTCCATTTGGTTTCTGAACTTGGCGATTGCAGACTTCATCTTCATTTTAGTCCTGATCCTCAACATCGTTACTACATTTAACAAGATGGCTTGGCAGTTCGGTGACTTAATGTGCAAATTTGTCTCCCTCGTAGCGGTGCTAAACATGTTTGCAAGCATTTTCTTTCTGACAGCTATCAGCCTGGACCGATGCCTGTGCACGTGGGTGATTGTATGGGCTCAGAATAAACGAACACTCGTCAAAGCCAGAATCATCTGCACATTTGTGTGGGTTTTATCTATCAGCTGCAGCATTCCTTTCTTCTTAAATCGCTCAGTATACGAAGACAATATTACTAAAATTAAATACTGCAGCTTTAGAAGCACCACTGATATTTTAAAGTCTCTGATCACATACAGGTTTTTGGTGGGCTTCCTCATCCCTTTCCTGATCATTGCATCTTCATACATAGCTATTGGTGTGCGGGCCAAACGCCTCAAAAGAGGAAAGCAACTTAGACCCTTCCGGGTCATTATGGCTGTGATCATGGCCTTTTTCATATGCTGGTTTCCTTTCCATGTTCAACAATTGTGTTACATCAGCGCAGTTCAGAATAAATGGAGTGCTAAGAAGATAATTGAAGAGTCAGGAATTTATGTTACCTTCCTGGCTTATCTAAACAGCTGTCTGAACCCCATTctatatgtgtttatgtgtgaagAGTTTAAGAGGAAGCTTAAACAGTCCCTGCTCCTGGTTCTCGAGACGGCTTTTACAGAAGAGTATCTGAGCTTCCGTTCAACTCGCTTCTCCACTTGTTCACGCCTCTCAGAGTCACAAGGTGCCAAGCAGACAAACGACACCATCTCCTCCAATGCCAGTGGCCAGGACAAAATCAGCTTTTAA